In a genomic window of Chloroflexota bacterium:
- a CDS encoding M23 family metallopeptidase, with translation MVEPTRPVRRRIRAIRAFLARGVLHLLVVVLVVGSGTLGALSAQGALTPDLTTIRVVVPARGAVSEQMAAVQDGQITIELQPPTGAEAVDVTDGTRVLSTPAPEPVAAIPLPAPPPVRSGSAGTSLPWAGPTGYVDGDGSLTWPVPGGYVSQYFWGGHQAVDIAHAYGGAVLAADTGTVVSAGWQNNGGGLVVTIQHSDGRVTGYNHLGAVLVSAGQGVIRGEQIATVGCTGICTGPHVHFVVIVNGVQVNPLRYL, from the coding sequence TTGGTTGAACCGACCCGGCCGGTGCGCCGCCGGATTCGCGCCATTCGTGCGTTCCTGGCCCGCGGCGTCCTCCACCTGCTGGTGGTGGTGCTGGTGGTGGGTAGTGGCACGCTGGGAGCCTTGAGCGCCCAAGGCGCGCTGACCCCGGATTTGACCACGATTCGGGTGGTGGTCCCGGCGCGCGGAGCCGTCTCGGAGCAGATGGCGGCCGTCCAGGACGGGCAGATCACCATCGAACTTCAGCCGCCGACCGGGGCGGAGGCCGTGGATGTCACGGATGGCACCCGCGTCCTTTCCACTCCGGCCCCCGAGCCGGTGGCCGCCATCCCGCTGCCGGCGCCGCCTCCCGTCCGGTCGGGGTCGGCGGGGACCTCGCTGCCGTGGGCCGGTCCCACGGGCTACGTGGACGGTGACGGCTCGCTGACCTGGCCCGTGCCGGGCGGATATGTGTCGCAGTACTTCTGGGGCGGTCACCAGGCCGTCGACATCGCCCACGCCTACGGCGGGGCGGTCCTCGCCGCCGATACCGGCACCGTGGTTTCCGCGGGCTGGCAGAACAACGGTGGCGGCCTGGTCGTCACCATTCAGCATTCCGATGGCCGCGTGACCGGCTACAACCACCTCGGTGCGGTCCTGGTCAGCGCGGGACAGGGCGTGATCCGGGGTGAGCAGATCGCGACCGTGGGGTGCACCGGCATCTGCACCGGACCCCACGTCCACTTCGTGGTCATCGTCAACGGCGTCCAGGTCAACCCGCTCCGCTACCTGTAG
- a CDS encoding N-acetylmuramoyl-L-alanine amidase: MPEPGTIFGRVVPAPGSDSRIYGPNPAAIVVAIDPGHGGCLDWGVPNPYDNRVERSEKALTLAISLALRDQLEAEGVTVVMTRQADVALAGDLYPDLGCHGEAFSDVNGDGYAGFGSLFPEGTRTRDELAAHIDLVNLARADVLLSIHINSLTQDGVVLEIAATETFWTDETPWGVPLSQRLATLVQEEVVTALSGVAPYVRQDRGIDAVNYYVIAPATETGDPREPRRGILMPGVLAEVGSMSLAAEADLLATRDAQEAIAGALVDALTAWFADRFLAVRLDLLAPGGSAGLPPEVEPGEGPMYWPTVVGDLARAGIRVTNTGSDPWPVGVQLLAGWAPTAEPYLARPPRLAPLDVEVPALAPGESVDLELRLPDPPSGVRAVAWITVQVGNAVLSDLGAPALQLDTGPS; this comes from the coding sequence GTGCCGGAGCCCGGCACCATCTTCGGCCGGGTGGTCCCGGCTCCGGGATCTGACAGCCGCATCTACGGCCCCAACCCGGCGGCGATCGTGGTGGCCATCGATCCCGGTCATGGGGGTTGCCTGGACTGGGGCGTGCCGAATCCGTACGACAACCGGGTGGAGCGCTCCGAGAAGGCATTGACGCTGGCGATCTCGTTGGCGCTTCGCGACCAGCTGGAGGCGGAGGGCGTCACGGTGGTCATGACCCGCCAGGCCGACGTGGCCCTGGCTGGCGACCTGTATCCCGACCTCGGCTGCCACGGCGAGGCGTTCAGCGACGTCAACGGCGACGGGTATGCCGGGTTCGGCTCCCTGTTTCCCGAGGGGACCCGCACCCGGGACGAGCTGGCGGCTCACATCGACCTCGTCAACCTGGCGCGCGCTGACGTCCTGCTCAGCATTCACATCAACTCCTTGACCCAGGACGGGGTCGTGCTCGAGATTGCGGCCACCGAGACGTTCTGGACCGATGAGACGCCGTGGGGCGTCCCCCTTTCCCAGCGCCTGGCGACCCTGGTCCAGGAGGAGGTCGTGACGGCCCTGAGTGGGGTGGCCCCCTACGTCCGGCAGGACCGCGGGATCGACGCGGTGAACTACTACGTCATCGCCCCGGCGACCGAGACCGGCGATCCGCGGGAGCCGCGGCGCGGCATCCTGATGCCGGGCGTGCTGGCCGAGGTCGGGTCGATGTCGCTGGCCGCCGAGGCCGACCTGTTGGCCACCCGGGACGCCCAGGAGGCGATCGCAGGGGCCCTGGTCGACGCGCTCACCGCGTGGTTCGCGGATCGTTTCCTCGCGGTCCGCTTGGACTTGCTGGCTCCGGGTGGCTCGGCGGGGCTGCCGCCCGAGGTTGAGCCCGGTGAGGGACCGATGTACTGGCCGACGGTCGTGGGCGACCTCGCACGGGCGGGCATCCGCGTCACCAACACCGGCTCCGATCCATGGCCCGTCGGCGTGCAGCTGCTCGCCGGATGGGCTCCCACGGCCGAACCGTATCTGGCCCGACCACCGCGACTGGCGCCGCTTGATGTCGAGGTCCCGGCGCTGGCGCCGGGCGAGTCGGTGGACCTCGAGCTTCGGCTGCCGGATCCGCCGTCGGGAGTCCGGGCGGTGGCATGGATTACGGTGCAGGTGGGCAACGCCGTCCTCTCCGATCTCGGGGCGCCGGCGTTGCAGCTCGACACCGGACCGTCGTAA
- the rho gene encoding transcription termination factor Rho has translation MTLGELQEKSVDELRELATEYGIEADGLEHSDLVLKLLDAVPLAQATHREEVVAGEVSGILEIVDEGFAFLRRHGVMPSPDDIYVSSSIVRRFGLRTGDRVVGLSRAPKDQEKYWGLARVDTVNEIDPELARRRPNFDSLVPVFPDEMFNLETDQKNLTQRLINLIAPIGKGQRGLILSPAKAGKTTVLKNIAHGITDNHPDALLMVALIGERPEEVTDMQRSVQGEIYASTFDEPTENHTRVAEMTLEIAKRQVETGRDVIILLDSITRLARAYNLALPASGKTLSGGVDPAALYPPKRFFGAARNIEGGGSLTVIATCLVDTGSRMDDVIYEEFKGTGNMELVLDRKLSEKRIFPALDVLRSGTRREELLLDENTLKMIWTMRRMLSAVGPNEGIELLMQRLGKTKNNSEFLVSLSKSVEASEGR, from the coding sequence CTGACCCTCGGGGAGCTGCAGGAGAAGTCGGTCGACGAGCTCCGCGAGCTGGCCACCGAATACGGCATCGAAGCCGATGGCCTCGAGCACTCGGACCTGGTGCTGAAGCTCCTTGACGCGGTACCGCTGGCCCAGGCCACGCACCGCGAGGAGGTCGTGGCCGGCGAGGTGTCCGGCATCCTCGAGATCGTGGACGAAGGCTTTGCCTTCCTGCGCCGCCACGGCGTCATGCCCTCGCCGGATGACATCTACGTGTCATCGAGCATCGTCCGTCGTTTCGGCCTGCGCACCGGCGACCGGGTTGTGGGGCTCAGCCGCGCCCCTAAGGACCAGGAGAAGTACTGGGGCCTGGCGCGGGTCGACACGGTCAACGAGATCGATCCCGAGCTCGCCCGCCGGCGGCCGAACTTCGACTCGCTGGTGCCGGTCTTCCCCGATGAGATGTTCAACCTGGAGACCGACCAGAAGAACCTCACCCAGCGGCTGATCAACCTGATCGCCCCCATCGGCAAGGGCCAGCGCGGCCTGATCCTGTCGCCTGCCAAGGCCGGCAAAACGACGGTGCTCAAGAACATTGCGCACGGCATTACCGACAACCATCCCGACGCGCTGCTCATGGTCGCCCTCATCGGCGAACGGCCCGAGGAAGTCACCGACATGCAGCGCTCGGTGCAGGGCGAGATCTACGCCTCCACCTTCGACGAGCCGACCGAGAACCACACCCGTGTGGCGGAGATGACCCTGGAGATCGCCAAGCGGCAGGTGGAGACCGGGCGCGACGTGATTATCCTGCTCGACTCGATCACTCGCCTGGCCCGTGCCTACAACCTGGCCCTGCCGGCATCGGGCAAGACCCTGTCGGGTGGCGTGGACCCGGCGGCGCTGTACCCGCCCAAGCGCTTCTTCGGTGCGGCGCGGAACATCGAAGGCGGCGGCAGCCTGACCGTCATCGCCACCTGCCTGGTGGACACCGGTTCGCGGATGGACGACGTCATCTACGAGGAGTTCAAGGGGACCGGCAACATGGAGCTCGTGCTCGACCGCAAGCTGAGCGAGAAGCGGATCTTCCCGGCCCTCGACGTTCTGCGCTCCGGCACCCGCCGCGAGGAGCTGCTCCTGGACGAGAACACGCTGAAGATGATCTGGACCATGCGCCGCATGCTGAGCGCGGTCGGCCCCAACGAGGGGATCGAGCTGCTCATGCAGCGTTTGGGCAAGACGAAGAACAACTCCGAGTTCCTGGTCTCCCTCTCCAAGAGCGTCGAGGCTTCCGAGGGCCGATGA